From the Leptospira biflexa serovar Patoc strain 'Patoc 1 (Paris)' genome, one window contains:
- a CDS encoding M23 family metallopeptidase, which produces MSRRPANKNNWFRSKTIIFLFHTISILGLGSGCVSRGYSYQGNPLFGWMEASGEVRTTDPFPILKRYPTFHAIDFEFPVGGKYADGYYLAQKFGTENAKFGGRKHLGEDWNALTGGDSDFAAPVYAFGNGVVSEIADYGGGWGKVVRIVHIQNLANGNIYHLETVYAHLHTIDVEPGQLVKKTEWIGTIGDAEGSYPAHLHFELRSKVGAPLGGGYGLSTDGFLPPTRWLMQYGPKEKSFNEETFQWIGEKNGTL; this is translated from the coding sequence ATGTCCCGTCGTCCCGCAAACAAAAACAATTGGTTTCGAAGTAAAACAATCATATTTCTGTTTCACACAATCAGTATCCTAGGATTAGGATCTGGTTGTGTTTCCAGAGGGTATTCCTACCAGGGCAATCCTCTCTTTGGTTGGATGGAGGCATCTGGGGAAGTGCGTACCACTGACCCCTTTCCCATCCTCAAACGGTATCCTACATTCCATGCCATCGACTTTGAATTTCCCGTGGGTGGAAAGTATGCGGATGGTTATTACTTAGCTCAAAAATTTGGTACCGAAAATGCAAAGTTTGGCGGTAGAAAACACTTAGGAGAGGATTGGAATGCGCTCACAGGTGGAGACTCGGATTTTGCTGCCCCTGTGTATGCTTTTGGAAATGGTGTGGTTTCAGAAATTGCCGATTATGGTGGTGGTTGGGGCAAGGTTGTCCGCATCGTCCATATCCAAAATTTGGCAAACGGGAATATTTATCATTTAGAAACGGTATATGCCCATCTACATACGATTGATGTGGAACCAGGACAACTTGTGAAAAAAACAGAATGGATTGGAACGATTGGGGATGCGGAAGGCAGTTACCCTGCTCACCTTCATTTTGAACTCAGATCCAAAGTGGGAGCTCCGTTAGGCGGAGGATACGGACTATCAACAGATGGATTTTTACCACCCACTCGGTGGCTTATGCAGTATGGTCCGAAAGAAAAGTCCTTTAACGAAGAGACCTTCCAATGGATCGGTGAAAAAAACGGAACTTTGTAA
- a CDS encoding flavin-containing monooxygenase, with protein MALPKVCVVGAGSSGITVIKSLKEHGIPFDCYEKGSDVGGNWRYKNDNGLSNIYKSLHINTHRDRMEYRDFPMPTNYPDYPNHEPIQQYFLAYVDHFGLRKHIQFKNGVKKAERTEEGLWRITPEKGPTQTYDVLVVANGHHWSERWPDPPFPGKFSGQTIHSHSYVDPKTPVNCEGKNVVILGMGNSAMDISVELSRPGVAKKVFLSARRGAYVIPNYLFGKPLDKLTEYTPHWVPFFIQQTLAHLLIRFGVGKMEDFGLPKPDHKFGSAHPTISQDLLVRLGRGDIKPKPVITELRGKKIAFADGTEEEADVLIYCTGYNIKFPFFEEDLISAPNNYIPLYYKMMKPGINNLFFVGLMQPLGAIMPLAECQGKWIAQYLTGNYVLPSKEEMETSISKDEKAMKKRYVSSTRHTIQVDYDSFLYEMKREMERGKKKAMQEGNHLPIEARAMYHSEKSHVPSSRKQKQLVSK; from the coding sequence ATGGCACTTCCCAAAGTATGTGTAGTTGGAGCTGGTTCATCTGGAATCACCGTCATCAAATCGTTAAAGGAACATGGCATCCCCTTTGATTGTTATGAAAAGGGAAGTGATGTCGGTGGCAACTGGCGATACAAAAATGACAACGGTCTCAGTAATATTTATAAATCATTACACATCAATACCCATCGGGATCGGATGGAATACCGTGACTTTCCCATGCCAACAAATTACCCTGACTACCCCAATCACGAACCCATCCAACAATACTTTTTAGCCTATGTGGACCACTTCGGACTTCGCAAACACATCCAATTCAAAAACGGAGTGAAAAAAGCAGAACGAACAGAAGAAGGACTTTGGAGGATCACACCCGAAAAAGGACCCACACAAACCTATGATGTGCTCGTGGTTGCAAACGGCCACCATTGGAGTGAACGTTGGCCTGACCCACCATTCCCTGGAAAATTTTCTGGTCAAACCATCCACTCTCATTCCTATGTTGACCCAAAAACACCAGTTAACTGCGAAGGGAAAAACGTTGTGATACTTGGTATGGGAAACAGTGCCATGGACATCTCGGTTGAGCTGTCGAGACCAGGTGTTGCCAAAAAAGTATTTTTATCTGCAAGAAGAGGGGCTTACGTCATTCCGAATTATTTATTTGGAAAACCATTAGACAAACTCACAGAATACACACCACATTGGGTTCCTTTTTTCATCCAACAAACACTCGCTCACCTACTCATCCGATTTGGTGTGGGAAAAATGGAAGACTTTGGTCTTCCAAAACCAGATCATAAATTTGGTTCTGCTCACCCCACCATTTCCCAAGATTTACTCGTGAGACTTGGTCGAGGGGACATCAAACCAAAACCTGTCATCACAGAACTCCGTGGCAAAAAAATTGCCTTTGCTGATGGGACCGAGGAAGAGGCAGATGTTCTCATTTACTGCACAGGATATAATATCAAATTTCCATTTTTTGAAGAAGATTTGATTTCTGCACCTAACAATTACATTCCACTTTATTATAAAATGATGAAACCAGGAATCAACAATTTGTTTTTCGTGGGCCTTATGCAACCGTTAGGTGCCATTATGCCTCTTGCGGAATGCCAAGGCAAATGGATCGCACAATACTTAACAGGGAATTATGTTCTGCCTTCTAAGGAAGAGATGGAGACCTCGATTTCAAAAGATGAAAAGGCGATGAAAAAAAGGTATGTGAGTAGCACAAGGCATACCATCCAAGTGGACTATGATAGTTTTTTGTACGAGATGAAAAGGGAAATGGAACGAGGCAAAAAAAAGGCAATGCAGGAAGGAAACCATTTGCCAATCGAAGCGCGTGCTATGTACCATTCAGAGAAGAGTCATGTCCCGTCGTCCCGCAAACAAAAACAATTGGTTTCGAAGTAA
- a CDS encoding metallophosphoesterase, producing the protein MKRIFKFILIFLLILFFNSFIFERYYVRFPIYEIESTKIPKSFDGYKIAVVSDLHYGFLNPEVWIRNVIGSTNEQNPDLIVGLGDYVKNRNFDEELISVWKLLPLLKGNDTEVFVNGNHDHWANHTLSLRLLEESKKSLRNRTLEIKRGKEKMIIGGLGDFWEDHIPIDHIFQHTDPKHFRIAIAHNPESADTSHKESIDLFITGHTHGGQVRIPFLQLSPILPVQNKNYDLGIQHSIFNEMVFISAGIGWSILPLRFNCPSEVPILILRHKENR; encoded by the coding sequence TTGAAAAGAATATTTAAATTCATACTCATCTTTCTACTAATCCTCTTTTTCAACTCATTCATTTTTGAACGTTATTACGTTCGTTTTCCCATCTATGAAATTGAATCCACAAAAATACCAAAAAGTTTCGATGGTTATAAAATCGCCGTGGTTTCAGACTTACATTATGGTTTTCTAAACCCTGAAGTTTGGATTCGGAATGTCATTGGATCTACCAATGAACAAAATCCTGATCTTATCGTTGGGCTTGGTGACTATGTCAAAAATAGAAATTTTGACGAAGAGTTGATTTCTGTTTGGAAATTACTTCCACTTCTAAAAGGAAACGATACAGAAGTTTTCGTGAATGGAAACCATGACCACTGGGCAAATCATACACTTTCTCTTCGTTTATTAGAAGAAAGTAAAAAATCCTTACGCAATCGAACCTTGGAAATCAAACGTGGCAAAGAGAAAATGATCATAGGTGGTCTTGGAGATTTTTGGGAAGACCACATTCCGATCGATCATATCTTCCAACACACCGATCCAAAACATTTTCGAATTGCCATTGCGCACAATCCTGAATCAGCAGATACGTCTCACAAAGAATCCATTGATCTATTCATCACTGGTCATACCCATGGCGGACAAGTGAGGATTCCTTTCCTTCAACTTTCCCCTATCCTTCCTGTTCAAAATAAAAACTATGATTTAGGGATTCAACATTCCATTTTTAATGAAATGGTTTTCATTTCTGCTGGGATTGGATGGTCAATCCTTCCGCTCCGATTCAATTGTCCTTCCGAAGTGCCCATTCTTATTTTACGACACAAAGAGAATAGATGA